In one Acetobacter sp. genomic region, the following are encoded:
- a CDS encoding IclR family transcriptional regulator, translating to MILKNRLSANASESEDEKLRVDNIGQYSQNSDRAALVLIALGECGRRGLALRELAEIVGAEKSSVHRTLLALRKHSLVTQSTQRGRYRIGPAAFSLGHRRTTPVERIQQWKPYLVALAKEFHASAFLLERSGLDAIITDMAITDSALPILGSDGLGGRLPLGYGLGGMVILACQEPDNRMAIIAANQNRYGELGLGLEKIHECIDQVKKLGYDYRRNAVINGVSGVSMPIRESDGSCSAAITVSKPTASMTEDEAHLLITRLGASIAENA from the coding sequence ATGATCCTGAAGAATCGGCTCTCGGCGAATGCTTCTGAATCCGAGGATGAAAAACTGCGAGTGGATAATATCGGACAATACTCGCAAAATTCGGATCGGGCCGCGTTGGTGCTGATCGCTCTCGGTGAATGTGGACGGCGCGGACTGGCGCTCAGGGAACTTGCTGAAATCGTTGGAGCAGAAAAATCTTCCGTTCATCGTACTCTTCTCGCGCTCCGCAAGCACTCGCTCGTGACGCAGAGCACACAGCGCGGACGTTACCGTATTGGACCTGCAGCTTTCTCTCTGGGACACCGCAGAACGACACCTGTGGAACGGATTCAACAATGGAAGCCGTATCTTGTCGCATTGGCCAAGGAGTTTCATGCTTCGGCGTTTCTGCTCGAACGTTCAGGACTTGATGCCATTATCACCGACATGGCCATCACCGATAGCGCATTGCCAATTCTCGGAAGCGATGGACTCGGTGGTCGTCTTCCACTTGGATACGGCCTCGGAGGCATGGTGATTCTCGCCTGTCAGGAACCGGACAACCGGATGGCGATCATCGCCGCGAACCAGAATCGCTATGGCGAACTTGGGCTGGGTCTGGAAAAAATTCATGAATGCATCGATCAGGTGAAGAAACTGGGCTACGATTATCGACGGAATGCCGTCATCAACGGCGTGTCGGGGGTCTCCATGCCGATCCGTGAGAGTGACGGCAGTTGCTCCGCAGCCATCACGGTCTCCAAACCAACTGCATCCATGACCGAAGACGAGGCTCATCTACTCATCACGAGACTCGGTGCCTCTATCGCTGAAAACGCGTAA
- a CDS encoding MFS transporter: MTTLQATYDHGPSAVAGTEELPRTSKDRKGKSWLILFGLIAPINFLMSLDRQAMTLSAPRIQEQFGFSLVEISMIISCVLWTYAALQVPTGILVNRFGPRICLFVGCLAWSLATILTPFAGSFLGFMVVRLFMGAGQSPDWSSSIVTINNWFAPGRRARANSVLLAFLYLGSVLGGPLTTQITERYSWKLSFFVYGVAGVLWSILWFVLVRDRPASAPLPAPDITGKQDKGWLQFTHLLGSTQFWAIGLHYMCLLTIQSFFLVLMPFYLMQHRHMSYTSMGWLYSMPWLFLYVSVFVSGMIADHILKRTGSIWWARTPMGIVGTLCCGGLAVVGNLIDSTTLMILVFSVALAFSGLSQISIWTSVQDLTRTQTGMLAGWTTCWGNAASGIAPIAMVYIVKQTGSWSAALSLPLVAGIIGALCCAWTHPERTINAENPRS; the protein is encoded by the coding sequence GTGACGACTTTGCAGGCAACATACGACCATGGCCCCAGTGCAGTAGCGGGCACCGAAGAACTCCCCCGGACGTCGAAAGACCGTAAGGGAAAATCGTGGCTGATTCTTTTTGGTCTGATCGCGCCGATCAATTTTCTCATGTCACTGGACAGGCAGGCCATGACACTTTCCGCTCCTCGGATACAGGAGCAGTTCGGGTTTTCTCTCGTCGAAATATCGATGATTATTTCCTGCGTTCTCTGGACATATGCCGCCCTTCAGGTTCCGACCGGTATATTGGTCAACCGTTTTGGACCGCGTATCTGTCTGTTCGTGGGCTGCCTCGCATGGTCTCTCGCGACGATCCTGACCCCTTTCGCCGGATCTTTTCTGGGTTTCATGGTTGTGCGGCTTTTCATGGGAGCGGGTCAGTCTCCTGACTGGTCATCAAGTATCGTGACAATCAACAACTGGTTTGCTCCCGGACGCCGCGCCAGAGCAAATTCCGTTCTTCTCGCGTTTCTTTACTTAGGCTCGGTGCTCGGTGGACCGCTGACCACACAGATTACAGAACGCTACTCCTGGAAACTCAGTTTTTTCGTTTATGGCGTAGCCGGTGTGCTCTGGAGCATTCTGTGGTTTGTCCTTGTCCGGGATCGTCCGGCTTCTGCGCCTCTTCCCGCTCCTGACATAACCGGGAAACAGGACAAAGGCTGGCTCCAGTTTACCCACCTGCTCGGCTCCACCCAGTTCTGGGCCATCGGGTTGCATTATATGTGCCTGCTGACGATTCAGTCGTTTTTTCTAGTGCTTATGCCATTCTATTTGATGCAACACCGCCATATGAGTTACACTTCCATGGGGTGGCTCTATTCCATGCCCTGGCTTTTTCTCTACGTTTCGGTTTTTGTCAGTGGCATGATAGCGGACCACATCCTCAAACGCACGGGTTCCATATGGTGGGCCCGTACGCCGATGGGGATCGTAGGAACACTGTGCTGCGGTGGGTTGGCAGTCGTTGGAAACCTGATTGACAGCACAACCCTGATGATTCTGGTCTTTAGTGTGGCTCTGGCCTTTTCCGGCCTATCCCAGATTTCCATCTGGACATCCGTTCAGGATCTTACGCGGACTCAAACAGGAATGCTTGCTGGCTGGACGACCTGCTGGGGCAATGCCGCGAGCGGTATCGCCCCGATCGCCATGGTCTATATCGTCAAGCAAACCGGGAGCTGGAGCGCCGCGTTGAGCCTTCCGCTCGTCGCTGGTATCATCGGAGCACTATGTTGCGCCTGGACTCATCCGGAACGCACGATCAATGCGGAGAATCCCCGATCATGA